A region from the Arachis ipaensis cultivar K30076 chromosome B01, Araip1.1, whole genome shotgun sequence genome encodes:
- the LOC107607531 gene encoding uncharacterized protein LOC107607531 — translation MSPFLLVYGKACHLPVEIEHKAYWVAKECNSSLGGARIERKLQQVELEYLRLEAYENSRLYKEMMKAVHDKNIRGKEFTASDLVLLYNLRLRLMPGKLRSRWEGLYKVEKEEPYGVYHLCYPSSSDIFKVNGHRLKLYHGEKLKSNKEMEVFLLEDAPNGNKN, via the coding sequence atgagcccctttcTGTTGGTAtatggcaaagcttgccactTACCGGTGGAGATAGAGCACAAAGCATATTGGGTCGCGAAGGAGTGTAATTCAAGTTTGGGAGGGGCCAGAATTGAGAGAAAGCTACAACAAGTGGAATTGGAATATTTGAggcttgaagcttatgagaactctagactttacaaggaaaTGATGAAAGCCGTGCATGATAAGAACATAAGAGGAAAAGAATTTACAGCCAGTGACCTAGTCCTCCTCTACAATTTAAGATTGAGGTTGATGCCCGGAAAGCTTAGGTCAAGATGGGAAGGACTTTATAAGGTTGAGAAGGAGGAGCCATATGGAGTCTATCATTTGTGCTATCCTTCAAGCTCTGACATTTTCAAGGTCAATGGGCATCGGCTAAAGTTGTATCATGGTGAAAAGTTAAAAAGCAACAAGGAGATGGAGGTGttccttttggaagatgcacctAATGGCAACAAGAATTGA